Genomic segment of Mycolicibacterium psychrotolerans:
GTCGAGGCGTTGGTGCAGGTCTCCTCGGAGTTCGAAGGGCACCCCGACAATGCGTCGGCCGCCGTACTGGGCGGGGCGGTGGTCTCGTGGACGCAGAACACCGCAGGCACGCCACGCTATGCGGCCGCCCCGATCCGGTTGCATCCCGACATCACTCTGTTCACCGCGATCCCCGCAGTGCGGTCCTCGACGGCCGAAACCCGGATCCTGCTGCCGGAACAGGTCAGCCACGTCGATGCCCGCTTCAACGTGAGCCGCGCGGCCCTGCTCGTGGTCGCCCTGACCGAACGGCCCGACCTGCTGATGGCGGCCACCGAGGACCTGCTGCACCAGCCGCAGCGCGCGCCGGCCATGCCGGCCTCGGCGGAATACCTCGCGGTGCTGCGGCGTTGTGGAGTGGCGGCAGTGCTGTCAGGCGCCGGGCCCGCAGTACTGGCACTGAGCACCCGCACCGAACTGCCGGGCGAAGCCCTGGAGTCCGGCCGGAAGCTCGGGTTCTCGGTCGCGAGGACACCCGTCGGACAGGGCGTGAAGTGGTCGTCCGGGGTGGCCGTCCGGCCCTGACCATCGTTCACCCGGTCAGTCACACACGCAACAGGCGGATCACGGTGTTTCTTGCTTCCGGCCCAGATGCGGGTTATCCTCGCTCTCGTCCAGCAATCGCAGCGTCTCTACCTGCGCCGACTGCGGAGACCTCAGGACGACCCATTCTTTCAGGTGCTCAATTTGTGGACTGACGGTTGCGCCGTATCCCGGCGAACCCCGGCGATCACCGTTGCAGTGGCAATGGCGTGACCTCAGCGTTCAGCGGATCGACTGGACGCACAGAACCCTCGAATGACGAAGTTCAGCGGGGGAAGAAAGGAAATCCGTGACTGATACGGACCTCATCACGGCTGGCGGCGGCTCCGACAGCGATGCGATGCCCACCGCCGTGGCCACAGACACCCCGGCCGCGCCCGCCGCGGCCCCAGCGCGCCGCGGCGCGCTGACCAGCCTCGTACTGCCTGAACTGCGTGCGATGGCCAAGGAGATCGGCATCGAGGGCGCGTCCGGGATGCGCAAGAGCGAGCTGATCGCGGCGATCCGCGAACGGCGCGGCGAGAAGAACAGCGGCGCTCCGGCCGCCGAGGCCGCTCCGAGCCAGCCGGCTCCGGCGGCCGACCGTGCCGTCGAGCAGGCGCCGGCCGCCGCCCCGCCGCGTCGCGAGCGACGCTCCGCCTCCCGCGAGCAGGGCGGTCCCGATTCTCCCGACCAGCCCAAGGGCCGCGACGATGCCCGCCCGGAGGCCGCCGAACCGGCGGCCGACTCCGCGGTGCGCAAGACCGACCAGGGTCGCGGCCAGGGTCGCCAGGACAATCAGGGTCGCCAAGACAACCAGGGTCGCCAGGACAACCAGGGTCGCCAGGACCAGTCCGAGAAGACCGAAAGGCCCGCCCGCAGCCAGAACGACGGCGGCGGCCGCGGTCAGGACAATCAGCGCAGCGGCGGTCAGAACGACAACCAGCGCGCTCAGAACGACAACCAGCGCGGCGGCGGTCAGAACGACAACCAGCGCGGCGGCGGGCAGAACGACAACGACGACGACGGTGGCGACCGGCAGGGTCGTCGCGGCCGCCGGTTCCGTGATCGCCGGCGCCGTGAGCGCGGCGGTGAAGGCGGCGGCGGGAACGACCGCGACACCGAGCTGCGCGAGGACGACGTCGTTCAGCCGGTGGCCGGCATCCTCGACGTGCTCGACAACTACGCGTTCGTCCGTACCTCCGGGTACCTGGCGGGGCCGAACGACGTGTACGTGTCGATGAACATGGTGCGCAAGAACGGTCTGCGCCGCGGCGACGCGGTGACCGGTGCGGTGCGCGTCCCCAAGGACGGCGATGGCGGGGGACAGAACGCCCGGCAGAAGTTCAACCCGCTGGTGCGGCTCGACTCGGTCAACGGCAAGCCGGTGGACGAAGCCCGGAAGCGGCCCGAGTTCCAGAAGCTCACTCCGCTGTACCCGAACACGCGTCTGCGCCTGGAGACCACTCCCGACAAGCTGACCACCCGCGTGATCGACCTGATCATGCCGATCGGCAAGGGCCAGCGAGCCCTGATCGTGTCGCCGCCCAAGGCCGGTAAGACCACGATCATGCAGGACATCGCCAACGCGATCACCCGCAACAATCCCGAATGCCACCTGATGGTCGTGCTCGTCGACGAGCGACCAGAAGAGGTCACCGACATGCAGCGCTCGGTGAAGGGTGAGGTCATCGCCTCGACCTTCGACCGGCCGCCGTCAGACCACACGCAGGCCGCCGAGCTGGCCATCGAACGGGCCAAGCGCTTGGTCGAGGACGGCAAGGACGTCGTCGTGCTTTTGGACTCGATCACCCGCCTGGGTCGCGCCTACAACAACGCCTCCCCGGCGTCGGGCCGTATCCTCTCCGGCGGTGTCGACTCGACCGCGCTGTACCCGCCGAAGCGATTCCTCGGCGCGGCACGCAACATCGAGGAGGGTGGCTCGCTGACGATCATCGCCACGGCCATGGTCGAGACGGGCTCCACGGGCGACACGGTCATCTTCGAGGAGTTCAAAGGCACGGGTAACGCCGAGCTCAAGCTGGACCGAAAGATCTCCGAGCGCCGGGTGTTCCCCGCGGTCGACGTCAACCCGTCGGGCACCCGCAAGGACGAGCTGCTGCTCTCCAGCGACGAGTTCGCCGTCGTGCACAAGCTGCGTCGGGTGCTGTCGGGGCTGGATCCGCATCAGGCCATCGACCTGCTGATGAGTCAGCTGCGCAAGACCAAGAACAACTACGAGTTCCTGGTTCAGGTGTCGAAGAACACCCCCGGCGGCAACGACCACGACTGACGTCATCGGTAGGGGTCGCTGATCTCACGCAACGAGATCAGCGCGTCCCGCAGCGCCTCGAAGGACTGCGGGCCGAGATGTTCGCGCCACTGGTGTTCCACCCGCGCGACTTCCTCGGCGGCCGTCCGGCAGAGGTCGGCGCCCTTGTCGCTGAGCGTCACTAGCCGCGCCCTCGCGTCACTCGGATCGGGCCGGCGGATGACGTAGCCGCCCCGTTCGAGCTGGTCGACCAGCGAGCCGGCGGTCTGCTTGGTCACCCGCGCCTCCTCGGCGAGGTCGGTGAGCCTGGACCCGCCGGGGCTCAGCCTCTGGAGCAGCCGCGACTGCGCGACGGTCACGTCGGTGACGCCCGATCGCTCCAGCGCGGCCATCACCCGGCTCTCGGCATCGCGATGGGCGATGAACATCAACACCGCGGTCCCGGGCTGCTCTGTCATACCCGTTGACTTTAGTACGAGGACCTGACTAAATTAGTCAGTAATCCTGACTATCGGAGGGCGCATGGACGAGCAGACCGTCTGGCGGCACATCGGAACGCAGCGCCGTGAACTCGCCGACCTCATCGAAGCCGTCGACGCCGGCGCCCCGGACGTGTGGGACACCCCGTCGCTGTGCGACGGCTGGACGGTGCGCGACGTGGCGGCGCACCTCACCCATGGCACCCTTCCGTTGCCCCGGATGCTGTTCGAGGCCGCGCGCAGCGGCTTCCGGTTCAACGCCGTGGTCGATCGCATGGCTCGCGCCGACCGCAGCACTCCCGCCGAGATCGCGTCGACCTTGCGTACCGTCGCCGACTCGCGGCGCCACCCGCCGGGCACTTCAGCGGTCGAACCGCTGATCGACGTGCTGGTGCACGGGCAGGACCTGTGCGTCCCGCTGGGTATCGACCGCCCGATGCCCACCGACGCGGCGGTCACCGCCGCACAGCGGGCGTGGGACATGGGCTTCCCGTTCCGGGCCCGCCAACGCTGCGCGGGTCGGCGACTGGTGGCTACGGATGCCGACTTCGCGGTCGGGGAGGGGCGGGAGGTGGCCGCGCCGATCCGCGATCTGCTCCTGCTGCTCACCGGCAGGCAGGCCACAATCGCCTCGGCGGCCGAATAGGTCAGTTCGCCGGTTCGGTCCGCAGCCCGGCGACGATGTAGCGGCGTGCGTGCCGAAGGACGGAGGCGTGGTCGTCGAGGTCGCACTGCTCACCCGGCACGGTCGCGAGGCTCATCATGATGCGAGCGATCCACTCGGCCGCTTCGGCGCAGTCGGTGTCCGGATGGATCTCCGCGCTGTCGACGGCCGCCTGCACGTAGGGCACCCAGAAAGCGGCGATCTCCGGGATGAGCCCCCGCACGCCCAGTCCCACACACGCGGTGAAGGCTTCCGGCTCCTCCTGCCGGAGCTTGAGCACCAGCGCCCCGGGCGTCTCGGACTCCCGGCGCGCCAGCGCAACGCCCACGGCGATTCGCTGGTCGAGTCCGGTGACCGCGTCCAGACGGGTGCGCGATTCGGTCCAGAAGGCTTCGTTGAGACGCACGATGGCGGCGCCGAGCAGCTCTGACTTGTCCGGGAAGTGCCGATAGAGCCAGCCGCGGCTGACGCCGGCCACCTCGGCGACCTCCGAGACGGTCGTCGCGCGGATTCCCTTCGCGGTCAGGCACTGTTCTGCCGCGTCGATCAGTCGGTCCCGAACGGACCGCGGGCCGGGTCCGCCGGCCGGGGCGGCCGCGGAATCGGTCGCTGATTCTCTCCCGGTGTCCACGCTCACCGCCTTATCTTCGCAGATGACGGGTTCGTCTTCGGTGATGTACGCTGCGCGCGGTCGATCCAGAAGACATATCGCAAAATCTGTTCACAAGGGGGTCGGGTGGCCGAGACGGTGCAGCAGCTGCTCCGGACACGCAGAAGCGACGACGGTGTGGCCGTCACCTACGACGGGCAGAGCTGGACCTGGCGCGAGCACCTCGGCGAGGCGGAGGCACAGGCGGCCGCGCTGATCGCGATCGCCGATCCCGACCGCCCCCTGCACGTCGGCGTGCTGTTGGGCAACACCCCCGACATGCTCACCGCGATGGCGGCCGCCGGTCTCGGCGGCTATGTGGTGTGCGGCATCAACGACACCCGCCGAGGAGAGGCGCTCCTCCGGGATGTCCGCCGGGCCGACTGTCAGATCCTTCTCACCGACGACGCCCATGTCGGGCTGCTGGACGGTCTTGACCTCGGCGGGGTGCGGCTCCTCGTGGTGGGCGGCGGTGAGTGGAAGGAACTCCTGACCCGAGCCGGCCCGCTGACGCCGCATCGCGAGGTCAGCGCCACCGACACCTTCATGCTGATCTTCACGTCCGGCACCAGCGGCGATCCGAAGGCCGTCAAGATGATGCACGCGATGGTGCTGCTTGCCGGGGCGGCGCTGGCGGGCCGCTACGACCTCACTCCCGCCGATGTCTGCTACCTGTCCATGCCGCTGTTCCACAGCAACGCGGTGCTCGCCGGCTGGTCGGTGGCGCTGAATTCCGGTGCGGCGATGGCGCCCGCGCACTTCAGCGCCTCACGCTTCCTCGACGACGTCCGCCGCTACGGCGTCACCTACATGAACTACGTCGGCAAGCCGCTGGCCTACATCCTCGCCGGCCCCGAGCGGCCTGACGACCACGACAACCCGCTGCGGGTCGCCTTCGGCAACGAGGCCGGTGACCGGGACATCGCTGAGTTCGCGCGCCGCTTCGGATGCGAGGTGTGGGACGGCTTCGGGTCCACCGAGAACGCGGTCACCGTGACCCGCGAGGACGGCTGCCCGCCCGGCTCGATCGGCAAGGGCTTCCCGGGCGTGGCGATCTACGACTCGGAGACGCTGACCGAATGCGCCGTCGCCGAATTCGACGAACACGGCGCGCTGGTCAACGGCGACGCCGCCATCGGGGAACTGGTCAACACGCAGGGCGCTGGCATGTTCGCCGGCTACTACAACGATCGGGACGCCACCGACGAGAGGATGCGGCACGGCATGTTCTGGTCCGGCGACCTGGCCTACCGGGACGCGGACGGCTGGATCTACCTGGCCGGCCGGACCGACGACTGGATGCGGGTGGACGGCGAGAACATGACCGCCGCGCCGATCGAACGCATCCTGATCCGCCAGCCCGCGATCAACCAGGTCGCCGTCTACCCGGTGCCCGACGAGCACGTCGGAGACCAGGTGATGGCCGCACTCGTGCTGGGCGTAGGTGCCACGCTGACGCCCGAGGAGTTCGGCGCGTTCCTCGCCGCGCAGCCGGATCTGTCACCGAAGGCGTGGCCGCGCCATGTGTGGATCGCCGATGCACTCCCCAGCACCGCCACCAACAAGGTGCTCAAGCGCGAACTGGTCGCGTTGGGCATCGAATCCGCGGGCAGGCGGCTCTGGCGCCGCGACGGCCGCACCTACTCGGGGGTCGGCGAGCGGGAATAGGGGCCGCCGGGTGCGTGTTTAGGCTGTTGGCGGTTGACCTGGCATAATGGACCGCCGACACCTCGGTTCCGGTTCACGCCGCAGCATCCCGGCACGGGAGGGCGACCCGGATCCCACGATCGAAGAGGAAACCATGAAATCAGGCATTCACCCTGACTATGTCGAGACCACCGTGCTGTGCGGCTGTGGTGCCAGCTTCACCACCCGCAGCACGAAGAAGAGCGGCAACATCACCGTCGAGGTCTGCTCGCAGTGCCACCCGTTCTACACCGGCAAGCAGAAGATCCTCGACAGCGGCGGCCGCGTCGCGCGCTTCGAGAAGCGCTACGGCAAGCGGACCAAAGCTTCCGAGGGCAACTAGCTGACCGATCGGCGCCCGCTCTGCGCTGCTTGCGCAGGCCGGGCGCCGTTTCGTGGGTAGGGTTCGACGTCGCGAGGCCAAGGAGGCGAGATGAGCGACACCGCATCGGCGATCGACGCCATCGTCGCCGAGCATGCCGAGCTGGAACTGCGCCTGTCCGAACCCGAACTGCATGCCGATCCGGCCGCCGCCCGCAAGGTCGGCCGCCGGTTCGCCCAGATTTCGCCGATCGTGGCCACCTACCGCAAGCTCGAGACCGCGCGCGGTGATCTCGAGGCGGCACGCGAACTCGCCGCCGACGACGCTTCGTTCGCCGCAGAGGTCGACGAATTGACCGCGACGGTGGAGCGGCTCGAGACGGCGCTGACCGATCTGCTGGCGCCACGTGACCCGCATGACGCCGATGACATCGTGCTCGAGGTGAAGTCCGGCGAGGGCGGCGAGGAGTCCGCGTTGTTCGCGGCCGACCTCGCCCGCATGTACACCCGGTACGCCGAACGGCACGGCTGGACTGTGACCGTGCTCGACGAGACCGGGTCCGACCTCGGCGGATACAAGGACGCGACGCTCTCCATCCGCAGCAAGGGCGATTCCGCCGACGGGGTGTGGTCGCGGCTGAAGTTCGAAGGCGGGGTGCACCGCGTCCAGCGAGTGCCGGTCACCGAGTCCCAGGGGCGCGTCCACACGTCCGCGGCGGGCGTACTGGTGTATCCCGAGCCCGAGGAAGTCGAACAGGTGCAGATCGACGAGTCCGATCTGCGCATCGACGTCTACCGGTCCTCGGGCAAGGGCGGTCAGGGCGTGAACACCACCGACTCCGCCGTGCGCATCACGCATCTGCCCACCGGCATCGTCGTCACCTGCCAGAACGAACGCTCGCAGCTGCAGAACAAGGCGCGGGCGATGCAGGTCCTCGCGGCCCGGCTGCAGTCGCTGGCCGAGGAGCAGGCCCAGGCCGACGCGTCGGCCGACCGCGCGAGCCAGATCCGCACCGTGGACCGCAGCGAACGCATCCGGACGTACAACTTCCCGGAGAACCGGATCGCCGACCACCGGATCAACTTCAAGGCCCACAACCTCGACCAGGTCCTCGACGGGGACCTGGATCCCTTGTTCGACGCGCTGGCCGCGGCCGACCGGCAGGCCCGGCTGCAGAGCGCGTCGTGAGCGTCGCCGACAGGCCCGTGACGATGCGTCAGCTGATCGACGCCGCCGCGGACCAGTTGGCCGCCGCGGGAGTCGGGTCGCCGCGCGTCGACGCCGAACTGCTCGCCGCCCACGTGGCGGGGACCGACCGCGGCCGGCTCGCCTTCACCGTCCCCGAGGACGGCTTCGCCGAACGCTTCGGCCGGGTGGTCGCCCGGCGCGCCGAGCGCGTGCCGCTGCAGCACCTCACGGGTACCGCGGCCTTCGGTCCGGTCGACCTGCACGTCGGCCCGGGAGTGTTCATCCCGCGACCAGAGACCGAAGCGCTGCTCGAGTGGGCGCTGGCCCAGCCCCTGCCGCCCCAAGCGGTGATCGTCGACCTGTGCACGGGCTCGGGCGCGCTGGCGGTCGCGCTGGCGGCCGGGTGCCCCGCCGCTCGGGTGATCGGTGTCGACGACTCCGCCGAGGCCCTGACCTACGCACGCCGCAACGCCGCCGGTACGGCGGTGGAACTGGTGCGCGCCGACGCCACCGCGGCCGACCTTCTCGCCGACCTCGACGGCGCCGTCGACCTGCTGGTCGCCAACCCGCCCTACATTCCCACCGATGCTGCGCTGGAACCTGAAGTGGCACAGCATGATCCGGCGCACGCATTGTACGGCGGCCCGGACGGGATGGCGGTGATCGACCGGATCGTCGACGTCGCCGCCCGGTTGCTGCGACCAGGCGGGCTCTGTGCCGTGGAGCACGACGACACCACATCGCAGCGCACCGTCGACGCGTTCGCCGGCACCGGACACTTCGCCGGCGTCACGGCGCGACGCGACCTCACCGGGCGGCCCCGCTTCGCGACCGCCGTGCGGAGCGAGTGAGAGGCTGGCAGACGTGAGCGAACAGTTCGATTGCGCCATGCCCGGCGAGCGCGAAACGGGCATCGCGTCGGCGATCAGCGCACTCAAGGGCGGCCGCCTGGTCGTGATGCCCACCGACACCGTCTACGGCATCGGCGCCGACGCGTTCGACAACGAAGCCGTCGCCGCGCTGCTCGCGGCCAAAGGCCGCGGTCGGGACATGCCGGTGCCCGTGCTGGTGGGGTCCTGGGACACCATCGGCGGCCTGGTGTACTCGGTGCCGCAGAGCGCCCGGGAGCTGATCCGCGCGTTCTGGCCCGGCGCCCTCAGCCTCGTCGTGCGGCAGGCCCCGTCGCTGCAGTGGGACCTCGGCGACGCGAACGGCACCGTCATGTTGCGCATGCCGCTGCATCCCGTGGCGATCGAACTGCTGCGCGAGGTGGGCCCGTTGGCCGTGTCGAGCGCCAACATCTCCGGCCGGCCCGCGGCGATCACCGTCGCGCAGGCCCGCGAGCAACTCGGCGACCTGGTCGAGGTCTACCTCGACGGCGGTCCCGCCGAGCAGCAGGCCGCGTCGACGATCGTCGACCTCACCGGCACGCATCCCCGGGTGCTGCGGCAGGGACCGGTGACCGTGGACGCCATCGCCGGTGTGCTGGGCGTCGAGGCCACGAGCCTGACCGCCACGACGGACTGACCGTGTCGTCGACACTGCTGGCACTCACCGACCGAGGGGCGGGCGTACCGCTGCGGGAACTGGCGCTCGTCGGCCTGACCGCGGCGATCATCACCTACCTCGCCACCGGGTGGGTGCGGGTGCTGGCGACCCGCTGGGGTGCGGTGGCCTACCCGCGGGAACGCGATGTCCACCTGCAACCGACACCGCGCATGGGCGGGCTCGCGATGTACGTGGGCGTCGTGTTCGCGGTGCTGCTCGCCTCCCAGCTGCCGGCGTTGACGCGCGGTTTCGTCTACTCCTCGGGGCTCCCGGCGGTCGTCGTCGCCGGCGGGCTGATCATGGTGGTCGGTCTCATCGACGACCGCTGGGGGCTCGACGCACTGACCAAATTCGCCGGCCAGATCACCGCAGCCAGCGTGATGGTCACGATGGGCGTGGCGTGGAGCGTGCTCTACATCCCGATCGGCGGAGTCGGCACCATCGTGCTCGACCAGGTCGCGTCGATCCTGCTGACGCTTGCGCTGACCGTGGCGATCGTGAATGCGATGAACTTCGTGGACGGGCTGGACGGGCTGGCGGCCGGCCTGGGGCTCATCACCGCGTCCGCGATCTGCATCTTCTCGGTCGGGCTGCTGCGCGACCACGGCGGCGACGTGCTGTTCTATCCACCCGCGGTGATCTCCGTGGTACTCGCCGGCGCGTGTCTGGGGTTCCTACCGCACAACTTCCACAAGGCCCGCATCTTCATGGGCGACTCCGGGTCGATGCTGATCGGCCTCATGCTGGCGGCCGCATCGACCACCGCCGCCGGACCGATCTCGCAGACCGCCTATG
This window contains:
- a CDS encoding maleylpyruvate isomerase family mycothiol-dependent enzyme: MDEQTVWRHIGTQRRELADLIEAVDAGAPDVWDTPSLCDGWTVRDVAAHLTHGTLPLPRMLFEAARSGFRFNAVVDRMARADRSTPAEIASTLRTVADSRRHPPGTSAVEPLIDVLVHGQDLCVPLGIDRPMPTDAAVTAAQRAWDMGFPFRARQRCAGRRLVATDADFAVGEGREVAAPIRDLLLLLTGRQATIASAAE
- a CDS encoding MarR family winged helix-turn-helix transcriptional regulator, which encodes MTEQPGTAVLMFIAHRDAESRVMAALERSGVTDVTVAQSRLLQRLSPGGSRLTDLAEEARVTKQTAGSLVDQLERGGYVIRRPDPSDARARLVTLSDKGADLCRTAAEEVARVEHQWREHLGPQSFEALRDALISLREISDPYR
- the prfA gene encoding peptide chain release factor 1 — its product is MSDTASAIDAIVAEHAELELRLSEPELHADPAAARKVGRRFAQISPIVATYRKLETARGDLEAARELAADDASFAAEVDELTATVERLETALTDLLAPRDPHDADDIVLEVKSGEGGEESALFAADLARMYTRYAERHGWTVTVLDETGSDLGGYKDATLSIRSKGDSADGVWSRLKFEGGVHRVQRVPVTESQGRVHTSAAGVLVYPEPEEVEQVQIDESDLRIDVYRSSGKGGQGVNTTDSAVRITHLPTGIVVTCQNERSQLQNKARAMQVLAARLQSLAEEQAQADASADRASQIRTVDRSERIRTYNFPENRIADHRINFKAHNLDQVLDGDLDPLFDALAAADRQARLQSAS
- the fadD1 gene encoding fatty-acid--CoA ligase FadD1; the encoded protein is MAETVQQLLRTRRSDDGVAVTYDGQSWTWREHLGEAEAQAAALIAIADPDRPLHVGVLLGNTPDMLTAMAAAGLGGYVVCGINDTRRGEALLRDVRRADCQILLTDDAHVGLLDGLDLGGVRLLVVGGGEWKELLTRAGPLTPHREVSATDTFMLIFTSGTSGDPKAVKMMHAMVLLAGAALAGRYDLTPADVCYLSMPLFHSNAVLAGWSVALNSGAAMAPAHFSASRFLDDVRRYGVTYMNYVGKPLAYILAGPERPDDHDNPLRVAFGNEAGDRDIAEFARRFGCEVWDGFGSTENAVTVTREDGCPPGSIGKGFPGVAIYDSETLTECAVAEFDEHGALVNGDAAIGELVNTQGAGMFAGYYNDRDATDERMRHGMFWSGDLAYRDADGWIYLAGRTDDWMRVDGENMTAAPIERILIRQPAINQVAVYPVPDEHVGDQVMAALVLGVGATLTPEEFGAFLAAQPDLSPKAWPRHVWIADALPSTATNKVLKRELVALGIESAGRRLWRRDGRTYSGVGERE
- the prmC gene encoding peptide chain release factor N(5)-glutamine methyltransferase, with product MRQLIDAAADQLAAAGVGSPRVDAELLAAHVAGTDRGRLAFTVPEDGFAERFGRVVARRAERVPLQHLTGTAAFGPVDLHVGPGVFIPRPETEALLEWALAQPLPPQAVIVDLCTGSGALAVALAAGCPAARVIGVDDSAEALTYARRNAAGTAVELVRADATAADLLADLDGAVDLLVANPPYIPTDAALEPEVAQHDPAHALYGGPDGMAVIDRIVDVAARLLRPGGLCAVEHDDTTSQRTVDAFAGTGHFAGVTARRDLTGRPRFATAVRSE
- a CDS encoding glycosyltransferase family 4 protein; amino-acid sequence: MSSTLLALTDRGAGVPLRELALVGLTAAIITYLATGWVRVLATRWGAVAYPRERDVHLQPTPRMGGLAMYVGVVFAVLLASQLPALTRGFVYSSGLPAVVVAGGLIMVVGLIDDRWGLDALTKFAGQITAASVMVTMGVAWSVLYIPIGGVGTIVLDQVASILLTLALTVAIVNAMNFVDGLDGLAAGLGLITASAICIFSVGLLRDHGGDVLFYPPAVISVVLAGACLGFLPHNFHKARIFMGDSGSMLIGLMLAAASTTAAGPISQTAYGARDVFALLSPFLLVVAVMFVPALDMLLAIIRRTRAGLSPFSPDKMHLHHRLLEIGHSHRRVVLLIYLWVGIVALGAASTIFFDPRHTGAVMAGAIVIAVVVTLIPLRRRRDDPVDDATDEVYDK
- the thrB gene encoding homoserine kinase, whose protein sequence is MTRTLPPGLTATAVVAASSANLGPGFDSMGLAVSLYDEIVVETTSSGLIVEVRGEGEGQVPLDRTHLVVRAIERGLQETSVSAAGLIVRCTNAIPHSRGLGSSAAAVVGGLAAANGLAAQAGSVPMSVEALVQVSSEFEGHPDNASAAVLGGAVVSWTQNTAGTPRYAAAPIRLHPDITLFTAIPAVRSSTAETRILLPEQVSHVDARFNVSRAALLVVALTERPDLLMAATEDLLHQPQRAPAMPASAEYLAVLRRCGVAAVLSGAGPAVLALSTRTELPGEALESGRKLGFSVARTPVGQGVKWSSGVAVRP
- the rpmE gene encoding 50S ribosomal protein L31, which produces MKSGIHPDYVETTVLCGCGASFTTRSTKKSGNITVEVCSQCHPFYTGKQKILDSGGRVARFEKRYGKRTKASEGN
- the rho gene encoding transcription termination factor Rho, whose protein sequence is MTDTDLITAGGGSDSDAMPTAVATDTPAAPAAAPARRGALTSLVLPELRAMAKEIGIEGASGMRKSELIAAIRERRGEKNSGAPAAEAAPSQPAPAADRAVEQAPAAAPPRRERRSASREQGGPDSPDQPKGRDDARPEAAEPAADSAVRKTDQGRGQGRQDNQGRQDNQGRQDNQGRQDQSEKTERPARSQNDGGGRGQDNQRSGGQNDNQRAQNDNQRGGGQNDNQRGGGQNDNDDDGGDRQGRRGRRFRDRRRRERGGEGGGGNDRDTELREDDVVQPVAGILDVLDNYAFVRTSGYLAGPNDVYVSMNMVRKNGLRRGDAVTGAVRVPKDGDGGGQNARQKFNPLVRLDSVNGKPVDEARKRPEFQKLTPLYPNTRLRLETTPDKLTTRVIDLIMPIGKGQRALIVSPPKAGKTTIMQDIANAITRNNPECHLMVVLVDERPEEVTDMQRSVKGEVIASTFDRPPSDHTQAAELAIERAKRLVEDGKDVVVLLDSITRLGRAYNNASPASGRILSGGVDSTALYPPKRFLGAARNIEEGGSLTIIATAMVETGSTGDTVIFEEFKGTGNAELKLDRKISERRVFPAVDVNPSGTRKDELLLSSDEFAVVHKLRRVLSGLDPHQAIDLLMSQLRKTKNNYEFLVQVSKNTPGGNDHD
- a CDS encoding L-threonylcarbamoyladenylate synthase, translated to MSEQFDCAMPGERETGIASAISALKGGRLVVMPTDTVYGIGADAFDNEAVAALLAAKGRGRDMPVPVLVGSWDTIGGLVYSVPQSARELIRAFWPGALSLVVRQAPSLQWDLGDANGTVMLRMPLHPVAIELLREVGPLAVSSANISGRPAAITVAQAREQLGDLVEVYLDGGPAEQQAASTIVDLTGTHPRVLRQGPVTVDAIAGVLGVEATSLTATTD
- a CDS encoding TetR/AcrR family transcriptional regulator, whose translation is MDTGRESATDSAAAPAGGPGPRSVRDRLIDAAEQCLTAKGIRATTVSEVAEVAGVSRGWLYRHFPDKSELLGAAIVRLNEAFWTESRTRLDAVTGLDQRIAVGVALARRESETPGALVLKLRQEEPEAFTACVGLGVRGLIPEIAAFWVPYVQAAVDSAEIHPDTDCAEAAEWIARIMMSLATVPGEQCDLDDHASVLRHARRYIVAGLRTEPAN